GTCGCCTGGCGGAAGATCACCTCCAGCTCCGCGCCCACGCTCCGCTCCGAGGGCGTGATGCCGGCATGCTCGACGTTGGTCGAGTCGGAGAAGAGGAGCGCCACACCCTCGGCGCCGAGCTCGGCTAGCCGCCCGATGTCCGGGAGCCGCCCGTCGAGCGGCGTCTGGTCGAGCTTGAAGTCCCCGGTGTGGACGACGATGCCGACCGGGGTGCGGATCGCGAGCCCGACCGAGTCGGGGATCGAGTGCGTCATCGCGAAGGGCTCGACCGCGAACGGCCCCACCCGGCACGGCTCCGCGCCGTAGGCGGCGAGCGTGGGCGAGATGCCGTGCTCGCCCAGCCGCTCGCGCACGAAGCCGAGCGTGAGCGGCGTGCCGTAGACCGGCACCGCACGCTCGGCGAGCACGTAGGGCAGCGCGCCGATGTGATCCTCGTGGCCGTGGGTCAGGAAGATGGCCCGGAAGCGCTCGCCCAGGCCGCGGAGGTAGGTCACGTCCGGGATGGCGACGTCGATGCCCGGCATCGACGCATCGGGGAACATGACGCCGCAGTCGATGGCGATCGCGGTGTCGCCGTGCTCGAGGACGAGGAGGTTGAGACCGATCTCGCCCAGCCCGCCGAGCGGGATCACGCGCAGCGGCGCGCCGGTGCCGTTGCCGCCGCTCATAGCGCGGCCGCGGTCGGGGGATCCGCCGTGCCGGCGCGGGCGCCGAGCTGAGCCACCATGAAGGCCCGTACACGCTCGATCAGCTCGTCCCGGTCGACGCCCTCGACCGGGATGGGCGCACCGACGATCACCTCGATCTCGCCCGAGGCGGGCTGCCAGGAGCCGCGCGGCAGGAGCTCGCCGCTCCCGCGCACGGCGATCGGCACGATCGGGAAGCCGGTCTCGAGCGCGAGCATGAAGCCCCCCTTCTTGAAGGGGAGGAGCGGTCCGTCGAGCGTGGCGCGGGTGCCCTCGGGAAAGATCATGACCGAGACGCCCTCGAGCATCTTGGTGCGCGCGGTGCGCAGGCTGGCGATCGCCTGCACGTGGTTGCGGCGGTCGATGATGATGTGCCCGCTGTGCTTGAGGGCCCAGCCGAAGAGGGGCACGCGGGTCAACTCGACCTTGGCCACCCAGCGGAGCTGGAAGTCCTCGAGCGCCTTCACCATGGCCAGGATGTCGAGCTGGCTGCGGTGGTTGGACATGAAGACGTGGGCCAGCGACGGGTCGAGAGGGGCGAGCCGGGTGGCCCGGACGCGCAGGCCATAGATGAGCAGGTTGAGACGCACCCAGAGCTGGCAGATACGATAGCCGGCGCGCTGGTCGAGGACCGCGAGCGCCACCACCACGGGCGCGAGGATGACCGTGTGGATCGCGACGAGGACCAGCTTCAGGGCGGAGAGAAGGACCGAGGCGGTGCTTCCCACCTCCCCGCCCCGCACCTCACCCCGTGAAATAGCTGGCACGATTCCCGTCGACATTAGCGGGGCGGCCCGGCGGAAGTCAATTCAATGTGCGGCGGGGCAACAAACGCGCCCCGCTCCGTTGACTTCGTCGCGCGGAGGCGCCTATCGTCCCCGGACCACGGAGGGCGGGGCCATGTCGGTGAACAAGGCGCTGTTGATTGGCAATCTCGGGAAGGATCCGGAGGTGCGTTTCACGGCGAGCGGGCGCGCGGTGGCGCGCTTCCCGGTCGCGACCAGCGAGGTGTGGACCGATGCCGAGGGCCAGCGCCAGGAGCGCACCGAGTGGCACAACGTGGTGGTGTGGGGGAAGCAGGCGGAGACCTGCGGCCAGTACCTCGCCAAGGGCCGGCAGGTCTACGTCGAGGGCTCGATCCGCACCCGCCAGTACGACGACAAGGAAGGCAACCGCCGCTACATCACCGAGATCGTCGCGCAGCGTGTGCAGTTCCTGGGCGGCGGGGGGCGCGGCGCGGAGGCGCCGCGCGGCGTGGCGGCCGCCGAGGAGCCGCCGGTCGGCGCCCCGGCCGCGGCCGAGGACGACGACATCCCGTTCTGATCACCACCGCCCCTCCTCCGCCATGCTCGCCCAGCGGCCGCGGCCGATGACCACGTGGTCGAGCACGCGGATGCCGACCAGCTCGCCCACCTGGCGCAGGCGCTGCGTGATGGCCGAGTCCTCGGCTGACGGCGTCGGGTCGCCGCTCGGATGGTTGTGGACGAGGACCAGGGCGGCAGCGGCCGCGCGGATCGCCGGCACGAACACCTCGCGCGGGTGGACGAGCGCCGCCGTGAGCGAGCCCTCGGAGACCCGCACCTCGCCCTGCACGCGGTTCTTGCCGTCGAGGAGGAGCACGTAGAACACTTCGCGCTCGAGCTGCGGAAGGCGGCCGCTGAAATGCCCGTAGACGGCCGCCGCGCCGCGCACGGGGCTCCCCGCCGCGAGCGGCTCGGCGGCCGCGCGCCTGCCGAGCTCGAGGGCGGCGCGGACGAGCGCCACCCGGCGCGGCCAGAGGCGGCCGAGCGCGGCGCACGCGTGGCGATCGAGCCGGTCGAGGCGCGCGAGGCCGCCGGCGGCGCGGAGCATGCGCTCGGCGAGATCGAGATCCGCGTCGGTCTCGGTCCCCGCGTCGAGCACGAGCGCGAGCAGCTCGGCGTCGCTCAACGCGCCGCCACCCGCGATCAGCAGCCGCTCACGCGTGCCGCGCCCGGTCTCTGCCCGTGCCTCCTCCTCCACGCCACCCGCAGTAGCAGCGGCGGCGAGCCAGAGGGATACCTTGTCCCGCCATTCACGCGCGCAGCAGCATCACCTTCAGGTACTCCCCCTCCGGATGGGAGAGGAGGACCGGGTGATCGGGCGGGTGCCCCCACTCCGCCACGAGCTCGACGACGCGCCCGGCGTCGGCCGCCGCCGCCGCGACGACCTCGCGGAACCCCGCCCGCGGGAGATGCTGCGAGCACGACGAGGTGAGGAGCCAGCCGCCGGGCGCCAGGCGGCGGAGCGCCTGCAGGTTCACGTCCTTGTAGCCGCGCAGCCCGGGCGCGAGGTCGCGCCGGCGGCGCACGAAGGGCGGCGGGTCGAGGACGATCAGGTCGTAGGGCCCGGAGC
This genomic window from Deltaproteobacteria bacterium contains:
- the radC gene encoding DNA repair protein RadC encodes the protein MEEEARAETGRGTRERLLIAGGGALSDAELLALVLDAGTETDADLDLAERMLRAAGGLARLDRLDRHACAALGRLWPRRVALVRAALELGRRAAAEPLAAGSPVRGAAAVYGHFSGRLPQLEREVFYVLLLDGKNRVQGEVRVSEGSLTAALVHPREVFVPAIRAAAAALVLVHNHPSGDPTPSAEDSAITQRLRQVGELVGIRVLDHVVIGRGRWASMAEEGRW
- a CDS encoding single-stranded DNA-binding protein; its protein translation is MSVNKALLIGNLGKDPEVRFTASGRAVARFPVATSEVWTDAEGQRQERTEWHNVVVWGKQAETCGQYLAKGRQVYVEGSIRTRQYDDKEGNRRYITEIVAQRVQFLGGGGRGAEAPRGVAAAEEPPVGAPAAAEDDDIPF
- a CDS encoding 1-acyl-sn-glycerol-3-phosphate acyltransferase; the encoded protein is MSTGIVPAISRGEVRGGEVGSTASVLLSALKLVLVAIHTVILAPVVVALAVLDQRAGYRICQLWVRLNLLIYGLRVRATRLAPLDPSLAHVFMSNHRSQLDILAMVKALEDFQLRWVAKVELTRVPLFGWALKHSGHIIIDRRNHVQAIASLRTARTKMLEGVSVMIFPEGTRATLDGPLLPFKKGGFMLALETGFPIVPIAVRGSGELLPRGSWQPASGEIEVIVGAPIPVEGVDRDELIERVRAFMVAQLGARAGTADPPTAAAL